CCAGAGCACGTAGTCCGGGGAACATCGCGATGAGCAGGGCGCTCAGGACGGCTGAGGCGAGGTAGGTCTGGATGCCGAACCAGGCGATGGCGACGATGCCACGGACCGCGGCGGGTATCTTCGCGCCCCTGATGCCGAACGCGATGCGGCTCATGACCGGGAAGGGGACACCAGTCTTGTGCCCCATGAAGCCGGAGAGCGTCAGCAGCAGGAAGAGCAGGACCGAGGCGAGCGCGAAGGCCGCCAGGATGCCCCACACGTTCAGGCCGAGCGCGAAGAGGCCGATGGCGAAGGCGTAGTTGCCGAGGCTGTGTACGTCGTTGGCCCAGAGGGTGAACACGTTGTAGGCGCCCCAGCGGCGTCCCTGCTTCTTCGTCGGGGCCAGGTCGTAGGTGTACAGGACGGAGCTGGTGGCTCCGCTGCCCCCGTCGGCCCGGGTGTCCCCGGTGGCCGTCCCGGGCGGCACGCCCTCCACAGCAGTCATCGATCGGCCCTCGGGTATTCGCTTGGGGTCGCAACCAGGCCTGTCGACGGCCTACTTCGGAGAAGGCTGCGCGCCACGGGCCCTGGCGACCGAGAGAGTTCTTCAGAGGTTTCCACAAAGTGGAAGTTGATTTCCGCGAAATAAAACGTAGTTTTCGCCGAAGGGCAGCGTCAAGGGTTACGAGCAGGCCACTTCGAGGCGGACACAGCACCTGCACGGGATGCGGACACCGGAGCTCAGGTGGACACGACGTGACGGCGCGCGGAGCCGGGACGCGAGAGCGCGGGGACTGCCGGGGTGGTCCGGCGGGACGCCGGACCACCGCACCGGGACCGGGGAGCAGGGCGGAGGGCCCGTGCGGCCCCCTGGCCGTCACGGGGCGCCGCCGGGTCAGAGGCCGGCGAGCAGGCCGGCCAGCGGGGCGGGAACGCGGGCCGGGTCGAGGGCCTCGACGAGGACGCGGCCGTAGTGGATCTTGCGGCCCTTCTTCGTGCCGAAGAACCGCCGCAGTTGCTGCTGTGCGCTGCGGCCGCGCTGTGCGGGCTGGTTCAGGAAGGTCCGCAGGGCGCGCAGATCACCCTCCACCCCGACGAGCTCCTCCACCCGTGCCACACCGAGCGCGCGGATCAGTTCGTCCTCCAGATCCGCCGCGCAGACGAAGAACGTCTGCCCCGCCGCGCCGGCGCGCTCCAGCCCGCGGGCGTAGTAGCCACGCTCCGCCTCGTCGCACAGTCCGGTGAGCCGGAGACCGAGACCGGTCGGTCCCAGGAGGTGCGCGAATCGCCCGACGCTCATCGCGCCGCCCATCGACAGGACGCAGACTCCCTCGGCCGCCAGGTCCCGGCCGCGGCTCGCCGCCAGCGCGCCCACCGCCGCGACGTCGCTCGGCCCTTCGAGCAGGACGACCGCCCGGACGGGCAGGCTCAGGGCCAGTTCCCGCGCGGGGTCACCGGGGCCACCGGCCGCCCACGAGGTGACCGCTTCCCGGAAGGACGCCATGTCTGACATGGACCGAGTCTCCACCTCCTCCCGCCGCCCCGGTACCGGTTTTCCGCGGGCGTCCCGAGCACGCCGCAGCCGGGCAGCTCACCGGTCTCGGTGCCCGTCCCGCCGGGAGCGACCTGACACCTGGCCCCCGGCGAGCTGAGCAAGGCACCGGACGCCGCTGACATCGGCCACATGTGAGCCGGTGTCCGGCGGATCAGGTCCCCGGCCGGTCGCTCCCACCGGCCGCGTGGCTGAGATCCACCACGCAGAAGATGTTGCCGTCGGGGTCGGCGAGGACGACGAAGTCGGGATCCGGGGGATAGGAGTCCCAGTCGACGGCTTGCGCGCCGAGACCGGTCAGCCGCGTGATCTCGGACTGTTGTTCCTCCCGCGTCTCCGCGAAGAGGTCCAGATGGACACGGGGGCGGGGCTCGGCCGGGGACGTGCTGCGCAGCAGGCCGAGGGCACGGCCGGAACCGTCGGCGTGTTCGAGCGTCCGCCAGGTCTCGCTCGCCCGCTCCTCGCCGGCGACCAGGTTCAGGGCGGCGGTCCAGAAGGCCACCGCACGGGGGACGTCCGTGACGCCGATGACGGGCATTCCGAGTCTCAGCATGGGGCGAGCCTATACAGGGCGCGCCCGTTCGGGCCGTCGCCGGGAAGCCCCCGGGCACCGGCACCGCGGACGGTCCTCGCACCGCCGTCGCCGCACGCCATGTCCACGCAGGCGTCAGAAGGCGTACCTGACGCGGAGCCACGGCGCGTGCGCTGCCAGCAGCTCGCGGATGCGCGTCAGGGAGCGCTGCTTGATCTCCCGGGCGTAGCGGACGTTGAGGGCGCCGTTCTCCGAGCGTTTGGTCTCCTGGGCGGCCGGCTGCCACAGCAGTTCCTCGGCACGGGGATGCCAGCCCAGGTTGACCTCGTGGAGCCCCTGGTTGTGGGTCAGCATGATGATCTCGGCCGCCGCCTGCTCCTTCACCCTGGCGGGCAGCACGTCGTCGAGGTGGGTGAACAGGTCGGCCCAGTCCCTCTGCCACCCCGGGCGCAGGATGATTGGTGAGAGGTTGAAGTGGACCTCGTAACCGGCGTCGAGGAAGTCGGCCGCCGCCGCGATCCGCTCGGGGACCGGGCTGGTACGGATGTCCAGCAGCCGGGCGTCGTCGGGCGGCATCAGGGAGAAGCGCACCCGGGTGCGCCCCTGGGGGTCGAGTGCCAGGAGGTCGGGGTTGACGAACTTGGTCGCGAAGGACGCCTTCGCCGTCGGCAGTCCCCGGAACGCGGCGACGAGATCCGCGGTGTTGTCGCAGACGAGGGCGTCGACGGAGCAGTCCCCGTTCTCGCCGATGTCGTAGACCCAGGCCAGGGGGTCGCACTGGTTGGGCGCCGGCTTGGGGCCCTGCGCCCGTACGTGGCGGCGGACATGGGCCACGATCGCCTCGATGTTGGTGAACAGGGTGATCGGGTTCGCGTAGCCCTTGCGGCGGGGCACGTAGCAGTAGGCGCAGGCCATCGCGCATCCGTTGGAGGGGCCGGGGGCGATCCAGTCGGCCGACCGGCCGTTGGGGCGTGTCCGGAGCGTGTGCTTGACCCCGAGGACCAGCGTCCCGTTCTTGATCCTCACCCAGCGGGCGATGTTGCCGTCGTTGCCGTGGAGGGAGGGGATGCCCCAGTGGTTGGCGATCTCGGTCACGCTCACCCCGGGCAGCCGGGCCATGATCTGCTGTCCCCGCGGCGAGTCCAGTGCGGCGGGTTCCGCGTAGACCTCGCGCACGTCGAGCAGCCGACGGGCCTGCGGGCTGTCACGGAACGGCTGTGGGGGCTGTGCCGGGGCGGTGTCCGACCACCCGAAGAGTGCTTCCTGCCCGGAGTCTCCCGAGGGGTGTTCCGCCGCCGGCCGATCCATGTGCCTGTCCTTTCCGCGCTGCGACCGGGGCCGCGCACGACGCCCCTCCCCAAGGATCTCAGTCCTGACGGTGGCGCTCCTGCTCCAGCAGTTCGTCGAGATCGGTGAGCCT
The DNA window shown above is from Streptomyces sp. Alt3 and carries:
- a CDS encoding TOPRIM nucleotidyl transferase/hydrolase domain-containing protein; the protein is MSDMASFREAVTSWAAGGPGDPARELALSLPVRAVVLLEGPSDVAAVGALAASRGRDLAAEGVCVLSMGGAMSVGRFAHLLGPTGLGLRLTGLCDEAERGYYARGLERAGAAGQTFFVCAADLEDELIRALGVARVEELVGVEGDLRALRTFLNQPAQRGRSAQQQLRRFFGTKKGRKIHYGRVLVEALDPARVPAPLAGLLAGL
- a CDS encoding VOC family protein yields the protein MLRLGMPVIGVTDVPRAVAFWTAALNLVAGEERASETWRTLEHADGSGRALGLLRSTSPAEPRPRVHLDLFAETREEQQSEITRLTGLGAQAVDWDSYPPDPDFVVLADPDGNIFCVVDLSHAAGGSDRPGT
- a CDS encoding spore photoproduct lyase family protein, with amino-acid sequence MDRPAAEHPSGDSGQEALFGWSDTAPAQPPQPFRDSPQARRLLDVREVYAEPAALDSPRGQQIMARLPGVSVTEIANHWGIPSLHGNDGNIARWVRIKNGTLVLGVKHTLRTRPNGRSADWIAPGPSNGCAMACAYCYVPRRKGYANPITLFTNIEAIVAHVRRHVRAQGPKPAPNQCDPLAWVYDIGENGDCSVDALVCDNTADLVAAFRGLPTAKASFATKFVNPDLLALDPQGRTRVRFSLMPPDDARLLDIRTSPVPERIAAAADFLDAGYEVHFNLSPIILRPGWQRDWADLFTHLDDVLPARVKEQAAAEIIMLTHNQGLHEVNLGWHPRAEELLWQPAAQETKRSENGALNVRYAREIKQRSLTRIRELLAAHAPWLRVRYAF